The region ACCAGAGATTTTTAAGGGATGAAGCAAAGGTGACTGTAAATGGAATCCTGCTTGTCTGTCCATTTTCCCTGGAAACTGCTGGTCCTAAGTCACCAAGCTGTGATTTTCAGTGACATGGCAGCTCCAACACTGGGGTGTTGTTTGTGTTGAGAACCCAAAATGCAATGCTTCATTTCAAAGCAGTAACAGACTCTTTCATTCATAAGCCTTTAATCGATGAATGGTTTATGTTTGATGAAGTATCTCTTGATCGGAGGCATTGGCCTCCTGCTTTGGCCGCCCCTCGTCCCTCTGGGACGGAACAGGGGTGTAAAGGGCACAGTCTGCTTCCCCAGGAAGACAGGGATTAGGGACGGAGGCTGGAGTTCTTTTTACCTCCATGAGCGGTTTCCAAAGTGGCTTCCTTGAGATGGACCTCGAGGCTGAGTTTCTCCAGATGAACTGAGTGTTTCCTTTAAAAGTCATCTGAAGACTGCTCTTAGAGCCGGGTGACGTGCATGCAGTTTGACAGCTGGAAGAGTAGGCGTGGCTCCCTCGTGCATCCAGAAATGAGAACGGGGACCACGAAACTTGAGTCATTCTGAAACCCCTTGTCTTGGACGGCTGGGCTGTCTGATCCGGAGCTCTTCCTTGTTTGTTAAAAGTTCCCCTCTGAGAGCCCGTGCACCCCACATGGCACCAGCGTGGCGGCAGTGGCCTCCGCTGACCCAGCGTTTGCTCACGCGATGGCCGCTTTGCCGCACGGAACTGGCAGAGGCTTCTGTCCGCGTGCTTCTCTGATGGCGCTCTCTCTCTCTAGGATCGGGGTTGGCTGGGAAAGAGAACATGTGTTTACACTGTAATTTGTGTTGTATGGTCAACCACATCATGGGGTCCCTTCAATTTTCTCAATGGTCTTTTAGGAAGAGCCAATGAAGTGGAGGTGAAAAATGAAATGGTGGAGCATGAGGGGAAAAGAGAAATCTTGCAGAACTCTGAGCAAAGACAGCACAAAGAGGACCCGGGAGAGAACTGTGTGGACACAGAGGTGTTACATCCTGGTGACAATGCCGAGGACCAGAAAACCTCTGAAGACAGTGCCCCCGCCCCAGGAACTTTAGTCAGATCCGAGAATGAGGAACAGGTTCAAAGCCAAATTCTAGAaaattctgtttccttccctGCAGACACCCAGCAGGTTGAGTCAAGTGAGGTCATAAACAGTGAACTAGTTGGTGAAATCCCAGATCCTGGGATTGGGCGGGGCAGTGGTAATGCTTTGGATATCGAAAATCAAAGGGAAGAATGTgctgaagaacaggaaaaaggaaaacaggaagattTGAAGACCAACTTGGGAGAGATGAGCACAAAACCATGTCAGGAGTCTGCTCCTCCGCAGATCTCTGAGGCTGAACGGGAGAGCAGTGCAGACCCTAGCAAGCAGAGTGGGAGCCCCACAAAGGCTGAGCCAGAGGCAGGGCTCACGGGGCTGGGGGAGCAGGGGGGCAGCACAGCCTCAGGTCCTCTAAGTGGTAGTGAGGACCCAGGGAGTCACCATGAAACATGCCTGGTAGATGCCCTGGAGGGGCCAGACCCCAGCGCAGGGCAGGATGTAGAGGAGGAACTCGCTAGCCAGGAGGTAGCTGAGCCCAGGGAGGCCCCAGCTCAGAGCACAGAGGCAGGTGGGGAGAACGAGGGGGAGGAGGATGAAGGAAGGAACTCAAGGGAGGTGAAGCCAACTGAGCTAGGGGGCCAAACCAGCCCTCGTTCTCCCGAAGCCGAAAGCAGTCCTCAGGAGGTGACGGACCCAAGGGTGGAAGATGCTGAAAGTGAACCCCTGGATGCGAAAGACCCCAATGAGGAGAATGACCAACAGGGAGAGGCATTGGATTTGTCGCAAAAGAAGACgaagagcaagaaaaagaaaaacaagaagaaaaaatcaCTGGCACCCGCAGAGATCAAAGATGTTCAGAGAGAGTTAACATTTCAGAACCCAgatttaagtgaagtgaaagaagaGCAGGGAAAAGTCACTAATGAAAAACCGGTTGTAGATGCCCAAAACGAGGTTAGTAAAACCCCAAAACAGAACAGTGTAGCAGAGGGCAGTGAAAATAGTGATGGTCCAGAAAATCCTGAAATTGAATTGGATGGAAAACTTAACCAAGACGATGCTGCTGTAAACACTAAGGCTGATGGAGACACATTGGATTTTGAAGATAATTTGATTCAGTCGTCAGGCACCAGTAATAAAGAATTAGACGAAGGTGCTGTAAAAGATGAGGCTGAGGAAGATGGCAGGGCTCCCAGTGGTCCTCCAGGTCCAGAAAATATAGAGGTGCCCAGCTGTGCCCTGCTCGAAGATGGAAGTCCTGCAAAGGACACTAACCATGCCTCCCAAACAGAAGGCACAGAAGGGCATGTGATGTCAGAAAGTCTAGATCAGACAGGCAGAGAGTTTTCAGACAGTGCGCATCTAGAAAACGATGGCCTGGCAGCAACAGATGAGGCGGGGGACTTTAattcagaaagcaaggaagagaaGACAGGTGGGACCGGGAAGGGCAGAAGCAAAGAGGACTGCACCATGTCGTAggttggggcagggtcctggggaGCGCCCAGGGCTGCACAGCAAGTCCGCTGGGAGAGACTCAGAGAATGTTCTAGATCAGTACAGATGCCCCGAAGGACAGTCGACCACCAGGTTATGTACTCCTTCAAGCTACATAGACTGTTACCTGTAGATTTCTGTTTCATCATTAAAGTTATCACCCTGATGGGAAGGACTCTTCTGTTATCAGAGTAAGTTCTCATGGGGAGCATTCCAAAAGTATCAGGCAGCGATGTATACTGTTTTGTTTCTGCTTAAAATCAAAATCCAAACATTTAGCTTTTGCCTTAAGCTGATTTGAATGTGCATATTCTTGACCAAATGTATCAGCATCTAACTGAAAGGACCAAATAGTATCCTGAGATTTCCACATTATAATTTAAGTGGTCTCATTTAAACATATGTGCGTTCATGTTTGATTTtcatatgtataatataacctgtatggtattttatttaaaaagacataaacagCAAAGCAGTGTATAGGTCACTGAGTCATGAGATTTGCACCTTAGGACAATAATTTATCACATGAGGGATAGCAAATAGCTTACTTGCCTTTACCTCGTAAAAGTATCTTATCTCAGACCAATACTTTTCCATCTCATTCTTGAGGATACCTGAATTTATTTTGTAGGAGATTTTGACTTTGTGCCAATTATGTACCAAAGTTATTTTATGCAAAGACTTTTTTTGTTCTGAAAGAGATATATGTTGTAATTGCATTTCCTACTGCAGGATTTGGGCAGGGAGAatcatttctgaaatttatttttttaaccttaaaattaGTTCTCTTTGTATTTGTCTAATCATTATTCAGTAGAGCAACACAAAAGGACCCTTGTGCAAACTGCTGAGTAGAGTCTAACAGGATATTTTTAATAGTTGAATCACTTTTGGTTATTTtggtataaatattttcatttgttggTTTTCAGTATATTCTTAGTGAAAATTTGTTGTTTCGATCCtcctaaacaaaatatatattttctatatgaagaaacattttaaaataattgtaaagttaaataaaaatcattGTAAAATATTACCAGGGGATGTACAGTATGAATGCTGTTGACACTTTATGAGATCACATGACTTCATATTATTGTTACAAGGTGTAATTGAGTGCAAAAAAGACCCAAAGCCTCAACAAAACTTGAGGCAAACGGAAGTGTTACTATGTCGTTGAAATAAAGACGTTTTATAATTTTACACACCTGTGATTTCACTCTCGTGCGACTTGAATTCTGGTTGTGGCTGCATAATGCTGTCTTTAATCTACTTTTGTCTGCTTCTGGGCTGCTGATCCCCAGTCGGGGTTCCAGAGAGAGCTCCTGCTTCATGGCCTTTGCCGACGGTGAACAGCTCCGCTCCCGGCACCCACCCTGGGGCCAGTGTGGGGCCGCCCTTGAGCGAGGCCTTTTCCTCAGGGACTCTCCTGTGACCTGTGGCTCTGACGAAGGGCTCAGTTGAGAAGCGGCTCCATCCCGTGCTTTCGCATGCTTCCAGGTGCCGACATTTGGACTGTTTCAAAGAGGATGATGGGAACTTCAAATAAACACTGTTTCTGCATCCCGTCCTAAAGCAGGGGACAATGGGACTGACCAGTTCTATCCACTTACGCCACGTGCATAGGAAACCAGGAGGCCTGCTAGACCATCAGGTCCAAGGGCCTCCACAGACTTGCAAGTCGGTGTCTCTAACTTTAGCAAAGCTCTGCTCGGACTGGAATACACTCTGAAGCAGCCCTCCTTCCTACCTTTCAAGGCCTCTGGGGAAGTGATTCAAGAGCCGAACTCCATGATGAGCTCATAAAAACCTTTTAAagtctttcctctgtttctcatGTTATTCAACAGCACATTTAAGGGCCTTGCAATACACTTCCCATCCCTCAGCAGTCTCAGCTGTTCACTCCTGCATTTAATCAATGAACATGTAGGTCACCTCCTATATAGAAGGCGCTGGGAGCAAGCACATAGGACCAGCCTCTAGGGGGAGCAGGAGCTGAGAATTGCAAAGGGGAGCAAAAGAGAAGACAAGGATTCTAAAGGGTCAAACGATTCTTGATCATCTAAGAGCCTTCATTATGAACATCAGTGACTCTGCTCCGAGGACGAGATGATATTACTTCACCCAGTAATTAATGTGCAGGTGAAGGCCCCTGAATTACCAAGAAATGGTTGCCTCTGGTGTATTTGGTGTTGGAAGGTGTGGGAGTCAtgaattggccaaaaagttcacttgaGTTTTTCtataccatcttatggaaaaacccgaatgaactttttgcccAACCTAATATATAAGGCAGTTTGGGAAAGATCGCAATGTCAAATGAATCAGActcaaaaaagaatcaaaaggttACCTGCCAAACACATCCCCAGAGTAACCTGGACTGCTGAGGTTTCACTATAATAAGGACAGAGAAAAACATGGATCACTGATTCTTTAAATCAAAAAGCGGGGATATTTTTCAGCCTCAAACCAGAACATAGTGGCTATGTGTAAAATGTTAATCTTCCTTTCAAAGTATAAATAAGTATAattatgagtttattttaaaagatagagaAAGGTACTGAGAATTTTGAATTATAGGCTATTTTATCACATACACAGGTTGGGAAGcagtaaaatttttgaaaagaatgttTAAGAATTACTTTCTGTAACATTGAGTATTTCTAGTTAAAGGAAAACCTAATGACCTGAGCATTTAAATTTCCACTGTCACTGTGAGCCTGGAATGCTGCTTCTGGGAGTTTAGACAGTTTAGGGTTCCTGTTTTCTGTTAATAGATCCCTTTCCTAGGCGTCCCCTTTGTGCAACATGCCAGCATGACCATCGAAACGAGGACACAGCAGTAAGACTCATTCCAAGTGTTGGAtccaaaaggaaaggaaggggtgTTTGTGAGTGTGCTACATTCGGAATATGTACTTATTCCGTGTGATGGTCTTACATAGGGAAAACTATCAGGAGAAAAACCCCTTTCACCCTTTCTGCCCCTCTTACTTCAAAGACGTGCGTATTTTTCAAGACATGAAAGGCTTCAGCTgttcaactgaactgaaacagcgGCTGGTGCGAGGAATCTGTACAGACCTCTTTGGCCCCATaagcaggagaaaaaaagaatcgcCTTCAGCAGCCTGTCCTGTCCCAGTTCTCCCTGTTTTAGGAAGGAGGGGTGATCCTAGCGTGGGAGGCTAGGCCTGGGCAAGATGGAAACTGACCACATGGATTAAGATCAAACTAAGTCAGTGcaagaaggaagcagagaggacCACACACAGTGGACTTCTCGAGACCTGTCTTATGATCATTATCTTCGCAAATATGGGGGGAGATCACTTTTCTCTGCAGGGGGGCGAGGAGGCTTAAGGATGGGAGAAATTAACCTAAGGATGAAAATTATTCTTCTGAGTGTGTATCATTATAAGTAAGCTATTTACCTTTTCTGTGCCTCACTGTACTGTCTGAAATTGGGGTTAGAACCTGCCTTTTAGAGTGGCGATGAGGATTAGATCCAAGTAAAGCAGTAAAGAGAGGCGTGGTTGTTGCTGGTGGTCGACCGTGCTGCAGCCGGGACAGACGGAGTCACAGCACTCGGGgcccccagggcagggctgggggcctggtgcTTGCTTGCTGCCGCCCGGACTGCATGCATGGTCTGCCACTTTGTTCCCTGTTTCACAGGCCTCTAAAGTTCACACCAGAGAGTGTGTTGGGATTTAATATATCGGGTGAGTGGGCCAAAAATCTCGTTTGCATTTTTCCATTCAATCTTATGGAAAACCCCaagcgaactttttggccaacccaatataaaaaccagatttttttaaaaggtaaactgTTGACACTGTTactaaaataactttaatttccaATTGCTTTTAACTTCCTAATATAAAGGAAAACTCAGTCTGAGACTTTGTGACTTAGTTTTCTTAAATGCTCATCCTTTGGGTGTCACAGACCAGTGATGAGTAGGATTGTTTAGTGAGCATAGGTTTGCGACACTCTTGCTGAGTATCACAGTGATTACCAGTCAGGCCTCACTATTCACTTGACAAGTTAGACTTGTTGATTTTTAAAGCTGTAAAAAAGtggtactcatttttttttttttattgaagtgtagttgagttacaatactatgttagttccacatgtataacatatatgaaaacatagttcagtatttttataggttACACTTTATTTCCTGACCTATACAGTATATCCTTTAGCCTTTTTATACCTGGTATTTCGTACCTGTTCATCTTCTCCATCTtgctcctttcccttccctttccccagtGATAAccacctgtgagtctgtttccctcttgttaaattcatttgttttattcttcagATCCCATGTATGTGATAACACAcagtttgtctttctttgactacagtgctcattttctttatatcaggcaattttgcttctttctcttctccagtttcCTTAAACTATCTAGTTTTAATCTTCTCCAATTCTGCTTTAAAATTTCtcacatttctctttatttttcatgtttccacTGTAAGACTAAAGGTCACATTACCCTTGTTTTTTTTATTGCTAGCaatattattacatttttaacagtttttactTGCTATTTGAAAACttctaatagaaaaaataataataaaattgtaaatGGACCCATGAACCTCAAATCCCTTTCTGTTATATTCAGTGTTTCTTACGCCTGTGTTATTGTATATAGGAGTATATACAGGATGAAGTGAAAAGTGATATTGCATACGAGAgccaggtttttaatttttttaaatttttgtttcagtGTTGGGTGCATTTATGGAAAGGACAAAAGATCTGTCAGAAGCAATTTGTATGTCAATTAAAACAGAACTCAGAAGGATGATAAATGTATCTTACACGCAacattttctgctttcatttatttggttGTTATGCCTTTCAAAATAGCAACTTAGGATGTTGGGAAGAGAATTGAGAAAGCATATAATTTGGATTAGAATGAGGATAGAtgacttttcaaaaatgaaaacaaaggtgTGTTTTTATGAATTATTTCCGTTTCACACATCTAATCCAATCTGGGCAGTGTGAGTGCACTGCCCCTCGGGAAGAGGAGCCTCAGGCCAGGAGGCGGTCTGACTCAGACAGCCGGGTTTAGGCAAACAGTGAGCGCAGTGGTCGGGGGGCCTCAGGAAAGCTGTTGGGCTGGGGTCCTCATCGGTAGAGGGGCAGTGAGGCGGCAGTGCCTCCCCTGGGGCTTCGTGGGCGGCGGTGCGAGTCGCCGGGGCGCACCACGTCACACACTGGCATCCATCATCAGCTCGTCCTGATTTTGCCTGGAAAAACTGGTGTAGGGTGCTGCCCCTGAAACCCGCCCCAGTCTTCGTTGCCCCCTCTGTACTCTGGAGACTGTATTCCTCGATGCCCCTTCACAGAGACATTGGGGAGATTTCTGGgtgcttcagttcagctcagttgctcagtcgtgtccgacttcgcgaccccacggattgcagcacgccaggtttccctgtcctccaccgtctcctggagcttgctccaactctgGGTGCTTACGTACATGCAGACTTCTGTGTCTGGGGGGAGGAATGGCGGAAACCTGAGCTGTGACTTCGTCCACCCGCAAAAGAAGAGCAGCGCCTTACAAGTGGGTTAGCCGGTGTGTTATCAGCACACTTAGGGGCCATAAACAACTCTGATGTGGGTGCGTCTTTGAGAGAAATGAAGAAGATACACACGTCTGGGGTAGAAACTCGGAAAGTCAAGGCTGATGAAAATACTGGTTATATCTGGTCATGATTCTCGGTGTGTTTGTAATACCTTGCTAATGATGTTAAACCGTGAAGCCTGTGAGATCTTGTGTTGCAGTGTGGTTTGGCCTTAGAGCTCTTGCATGCTAACCCAAAGTAGAAGATTAGCCTGCTTGCATGCAGCCGGATACTGCCCTACGAGACAAGCATGTGTGGGAGGTTGACGCGGCTCAGCCCTCCCTTGGCTGAATTCCTCCCCATCCTGTCTGTGGCCTCATTCACTGTGGTACGTGCGTAATACCCTCATCATCAGTTTCACTAACCCCAGTGCTCATTCTGCGGTTTAGCCACCTGCTGAAAGGGGCATTCACTGAGTCTCCTAAACCTGttatctttctgatttctttagaTATTAGGTTGAAAAAGCTTGTTGACGAACGGGAATGCTTATTGGAACAggtaacaatctttttttttaattactttttgagTTCTGGAATGGGGCACCTAAAACCGGGATCCTTCCCACTCTAGCTTCTTGCTTCATCAGGAAACCCCTGATACATCATGCCTGAAAATAATTATCAAGCCAGCCAGTATTCTTAATGTTTTTATCCAAGTAAGACATCAGAAGTCATACTAGACTTATGGGACATGTGTCCCAAAGATTCAAGGCCATGTTCTGAATTTGGCACACTTTACATGAATTCCTGATTAAATAAGAGATTTGGGTAGAAGACCTTGAATAAACATTGAGAGGCAAGGGTGTTTCTGAAACATTCCAACACCCTTCCTCTTCTACCTGCTCATAAAGGTCAgttctgaggcttccctggtggtccagtggttaagaatccaccttccaatgcagggggtgcactATCAATCCCGGGTTGGGGAATTAAGGTCCCATATTCAAAAATCTTTTCAGGTCAGTTTTGTAATCTCTCAGTGATCAGCACCCCTCTCCGGCAGGTATTTCCTGCTTATAGCTGATCCAAGTTATTTTCACTGCTGTTTACCTACCTTGATCTCTTCTGCCTCAAGAAATCCTACACAGTAGTATGCCTTGGTCTTTTTCATAGTGggatagtgaaagtcactcagtcatgtccaactctttgtggccccatggactatacagtccatgagattctccaggccagaatactggagtgggtagcctttcccttctccaggggaatctttccaacccagggatcaaaaccaggtctcccacattccaggcagattctttgacagctgagctaccagggaagccctttttcatATGCAAGGTAGTATTATTAAGAAATTATTCCACAATCACTTTCTAAGGAAAATCGACTCTTCTCATTTTTCCCTCGTAAGCCTAATCAACGGTATCTGCCTCACTTTTTTCAAGTTTTGAAGATTTCTCTCAAAATTGGGTAAACCACTAAATGTGGTGAGAGGACTCTCTTGAAGTGTCTGTGATCTTCTGTAAACCTGTGTCCGTGGTAATTCTGTACTTGCTTTCAAAGCAGTGTGCACCGATGGTCTGTATCAATGTTCTGTTCTGCCCCTGTCAGTGGCGGTGGGGAGGACTTCCAAAAAGTCCACAGAGATTGGAGGCTAACAGGACCAGGGCTGGGAGACTCCCCATTGCACAACAGAAAAttccacacacaacacacacacacatggctgtTAATTGCAATCCCAACTACTCTAGGTGTCTCTCAGAGGGAAGAAAGCCATGTAGAGGTCAACCCCTTGAAGGTTGCAGGCAAACCTGCAACCTGATGGGGTTCTGTTGGGGACAGTGCTTCTGTGCCTGGAAGGTTCCTGGTGGCATAGCTGTCTTTTTAGTGAATAAAGCAAACAGAATTGTATACAGATTTACGAACTTGTAGAttaatacttgggcttccctggtggctcagctgataaagaatctgcctgccaaagcaggagatgcaggttcgatccctggattgggaagatcccctggagtaggaaatggcaatctgctccagtattcttgcctgggaagtcccatggacagaggagcctggtgggctatagtccaaaatgtcgaaaagagtcggacatgactgagtgcacatgcATACATAGATAAACACTAAAACCATTTTATGGAAAAATCTTCTGAACTCAAGAGGTATTTCAACCTTAGAGATAATTTTTCACCCAGAGTTACAAAATAATGCATGCCTGATACTGTGAATATAGTCTCATTTTCATCCATTATACTATTACTCTCAAAGAAGAGTGCTCACTGGTGGAAggtttttcatttatgtattatttgggtTTGTTTCTTGACAAACAAATCAAAAGAGAGACACTCCCCATCTTCCCAGTGGGTTGTAACATTTTACTGTATTTCTCTCCTTCTTTATGTAACCCTTCACCTTAGAGAATCACGAAATGATGGCAGGACAACATCAGATTGTACTTGTGGGGCATGGGGTTTGACTTGACATGCTCCTTCCTTTCTGATAGGCTCTAGTCTcatttaaaatagagaaattaataTACTTTATTGGTGGATATTTTCAGATTAAGAAACTCAAGGGGCAGCTGGAAGAGAGACAGAAGAATATCAGATTAGACACTCTGCACCCGGAAGATGGTGTCTTACAAAATGGGACGGACGTGCACGTGATGGATCTACAGAGTAAATGTCAATCCTCATGTAGAAGGAATCCCTTAGCTGTGTGCGGTTTTTATTGTACTGGTGCAGGCGGAGAAAACTATCATGGCAAGGAGTGGCCAGTGTTCCCCCATGTCCTCCCAGAAGCCCTTGAGTacagaagcagaaagctgtttcttTGTGGGCTAGGACAAGGAAGAGCAGTGGGCAGGACAAGCATGTTTCTGTCTGAGCCTAGGAAACAGAACAGGTGCCCCAGAATGAGCACCAGGGTACCACCAGATGACTTGCTGCTAGAAACCACATTTGCTCTGCTGGATACAGTCTTCGGATCTGCTGACTGTATGGGGGAAGTCAGAAGGTATTTTTCCATGCCAGTAaactgagtaggaaatggcaatctgctccagtattcttgcctgggaaaccccatggacagaggagcctggcgggctaaagtccaaagtgttgcaaagagtcagacgtgactaagcacgcatgctTAGTTTAGATAAACACTAAAACTATTTATGGAAAAATCTCCTGAACTCAAGAGGAATTTCAACcttaaagataatttttcacCCAGAGTTACAAAATAATGCATGCCTGATACTGTGAATATAtcagtgaagagctgactctttggaaaagaccgaggtgctgggaaagattgaggccaggaggaaaaggggatgacagagggtgaggtggttagatagcatcactgactcaatagacatgagcctgagcaaactccaggagatactgaaggacagggaagaatggagggctgcagtccacgaggttgcaaagtcggacgtgacttagcggctgaacaacagcaacaacaaaactagAAAGAGGCTTAAAGGGATAAAAGCATGCCCCgtctctctgcctcctcccccttcccccaccatttctttgtcttctttgctCTAAGGTGCGCTCCCTGCGAGGTGAGAGCGCCTCCTCAGTTGTGGGGCCACAACAGGCAAGATTACAAGGTTAAGGGCTTGGTTCCCAGTAACtattgttttaacattttaaaagcccCAAGAGCTTAacaaattttccttctctttcaaccTTTAGGGGATGCCAACAGACAGATCAGCGACCTCAAATTTAAACTTGCAAAATCTGAGCAAGAGATAACTGCATTAGAACAAAATGTACGTGCACACTTTTAAGCAATCACGGGCAGCCCAGCCGATGATTAACTGAAATTTTATATGCTAGAAAGAACTCACCCTTCAAAGGCTGAGgacagaaagaggcagagaattTTAGAGCCAAAAAAACATCCAAAGGAGGATAAACAAGGCAGCAAGACTCTCCAAGCATTTCCCACAAGGAGAGAACATAGAGAGGGAAAGGTCATTGCTAGGATCTGGGCTGTTATAGGGCCGTCCCTATGGCTCCAACTGTAAAAAGTcagcctgcagtgtggagaccccggtttgatccctgggtcgggaagaacccctggagaaggaaatggcaacccactccagtattcttgcctggaaaatcccatggatggaggagcctggcgggctacagcccatggggtcacaaagtgggaCACTTATAATCAATGTCAAtcctttatagggcttccctggtaactcagaagtaaagaatccacctgccaatgcaggagatgtgggtttgatcccagggtcacggcaatcccctggagaaggaactggcaacccactcctgtattcttgcctgagaaatcccaaggtcagagaagcctggtgggct is a window of Muntiacus reevesi chromosome 1, mMunRee1.1, whole genome shotgun sequence DNA encoding:
- the LRRFIP1 gene encoding leucine-rich repeat flightless-interacting protein 1 isoform X4, which translates into the protein MDMGTQGSGRKRLPNRERLTAEDDALNQIAREAEARLAAKRAARAEAREIRMKELERQQKEIYQVQKKYYGLDTKWGDIEQWMEDSERYSHRSRRNTSASDEDERMSVGSRGSLRSQPDLEYGGPYAWTNGYDGDLYGSQSLSRRSGRNSSYSGDSRFSTLSSSREDTLGLSCSDLRLRSRGLVPKPLSAQNGNRPSYLYSAARPAGSNRASVSDESSLGGARRGSACSSQALGGQASELSSHFKSSSRASSRASSARASPVVEERPEKDFTEKGSRSLPGLSAATLASLGGTSSRRGSGDTSISIDTEASIREIKELNELKDQIQDVEGKYMQGLKEMKDSLAEVEEKYKKAMVSNAQLDNEKTNFMYQVDTLKDMLLELEEQLAESRRQYEEKSKEFEREKHAHSILQFQFAEVKEALKQREEMLEEIRQLQQKQASYIREISDLQETIEWKDKKIGALERQKEFFDSVRSERDDLREEVVVLREELKKHGIILNSEIATNGEMPDTLNSIALQTSTKMTKEELNALQATGDGTLGRANEVEVKNEMVEHEGKREILQNSEQRQHKEDPGENCVDTEVLHPGDNAEDQKTSEDSAPAPGTLVRSENEEQVQSQILENSVSFPADTQQVESSEVINSELVGEIPDPGIGRGSGNALDIENQREECAEEQEKGKQEDLKTNLGEMSTKPCQESAPPQISEAERESSADPSKQSGSPTKAEPEAGLTGLGEQGGSTASGPLSGSEDPGSHHETCLVDALEGPDPSAGQDVEEELASQEVAEPREAPAQSTEAGGENEGEEDEGRNSREVKPTELGGQTSPRSPEAESSPQEVTDPRVEDAESEPLDAKDPNEENDQQGEALDLSQKKTKSKKKKNKKKKSLAPAEIKDVQRELTFQNPDLSEVKEEQGKVTNEKPVVDAQNEVSKTPKQNSVAEGSENSDGPENPEIELDGKLNQDDAAVNTKADGDTLDFEDNLIQSSGTSNKELDEGAVKDEAEEDGRAPSGPPGPENIEVPSCALLEDGSPAKDTNHASQTEGTEGHVMSESLDQTGREFSDSAHLENDGLAATDEAGDFNSESKEEKTGGTGKGRSKEDCTMS
- the LRRFIP1 gene encoding leucine-rich repeat flightless-interacting protein 1 isoform X1, whose amino-acid sequence is MDMGTQGSGRKRLPNRERLTAEDDALNQIAREAEARLAAKRAARAEAREIRMKELERQQKEIYQVQKKYYGLDTKWGDIEQWMEDSERYSHRSRRNTSASDEDERMSVGSRGSLRSQPDLEYGGPYAWTNGYDGDLYGSQSLSRRSGRNSSYSGDSRFSTLSSSREDTLGLSCSDLRLRSRGLVPKPLSAQNGNRPSYLYSAARPAGSNRAPMERKAPCPESVFLPQASVSDESSLGGARRGSACSSQALGGQASELSSHFKSSSRASSRASSARASPVVEERPEKDFTEKGSRSLPGLSAATLASLGGTSSRRGSGDTSISIDTEASIREIKELNELKDQIQDVEGKYMQGLKEMKDSLAEVEEKYKKAMVSNAQLDNEKTNFMYQVDTLKDMLLELEEQLAESRRQYEEKSKEFEREKHAHSILQFQFAEVKEALKQREEMLEEIRQLQQKQASYIREISDLQETIEWKDKKIGALERQKEFFDSVRSERDDLREEVVVLREELKKHGIILNSEIATNGEMPDTLNSIALQTSTKMTKEELNALQATGDGTLGRANEVEVKNEMVEHEGKREILQNSEQRQHKEDPGENCVDTEVLHPGDNAEDQKTSEDSAPAPGTLVRSENEEQVQSQILENSVSFPADTQQVESSEVINSELVGEIPDPGIGRGSGNALDIENQREECAEEQEKGKQEDLKTNLGEMSTKPCQESAPPQISEAERESSADPSKQSGSPTKAEPEAGLTGLGEQGGSTASGPLSGSEDPGSHHETCLVDALEGPDPSAGQDVEEELASQEVAEPREAPAQSTEAGGENEGEEDEGRNSREVKPTELGGQTSPRSPEAESSPQEVTDPRVEDAESEPLDAKDPNEENDQQGEALDLSQKKTKSKKKKNKKKKSLAPAEIKDVQRELTFQNPDLSEVKEEQGKVTNEKPVVDAQNEVSKTPKQNSVAEGSENSDGPENPEIELDGKLNQDDAAVNTKADGDTLDFEDNLIQSSGTSNKELDEGAVKDEAEEDGRAPSGPPGPENIEVPSCALLEDGSPAKDTNHASQTEGTEGHVMSESLDQTGREFSDSAHLENDGLAATDEAGDFNSESKEEKTGGTGKGRSKEDCTMS